The Cellulosimicrobium cellulans genome contains the following window.
GCGCGGAGAAGATGAGCGACTTCATCGACCCGACCGACCGGTCGATCTCGTTCCTCCTGGGCGACGGCGCGGGCGCCGCGATCGTCGGCCCGTCGGACACCCCCGGCATCGGCCCCACCGTGTGGGGGTCCGACGGCGGCAAGGCCCAGGCGATCCGCCAGACGCACGCCTGGTCGGACCTGCGCGAGGACCCGTCGCTCGGCTGGCCCACGCTGCGCCAGGACGGGCAGAGCGTCTTCAAGTGGGCCGCGTTCCAGATGGCGCCCGTCGCGGCCAAGGCCATGGCCGAGGCCGGGGTCACGCCCGGCGACATCGGCGCCTTCGTGCCGCACCAGGCGAACATGCGCATCATCGACCAGATGATCAAGCAGCTCCAGCTCCCCGACACCGTCGCGGTCGCCCGCGACATCGCAGAGACCGGCAACACGTCGGCCGCCTCGATCCCGCTCGCCACGCGTCGTCTGCTCGACGAGGGCCAGGTCCGCTCCGGAGACCTCGCGCTCCAGATCGGGT
Protein-coding sequences here:
- a CDS encoding beta-ketoacyl-ACP synthase III — its product is MSGVTLRQATGPAYSRILAIGGVRGENVVTNDDVAGPIDSSDEWIRQRTGIVTRRRAGAEVDVLDLSEAAALDALARAGLQGSDIDAVIVSTVTYFHQTPAAAAVLAERLGATPAAAFDVSAACAGYAYAIAQADALVRAGTATHVLVVGAEKMSDFIDPTDRSISFLLGDGAGAAIVGPSDTPGIGPTVWGSDGGKAQAIRQTHAWSDLREDPSLGWPTLRQDGQSVFKWAAFQMAPVAAKAMAEAGVTPGDIGAFVPHQANMRIIDQMIKQLQLPDTVAVARDIAETGNTSAASIPLATRRLLDEGQVRSGDLALQIGFGAGLVYAAQVVVLP